A region of Polyodon spathula isolate WHYD16114869_AA chromosome 4, ASM1765450v1, whole genome shotgun sequence DNA encodes the following proteins:
- the LOC121314187 gene encoding suppressor of cytokine signaling 6-like, with protein MKKISLKTIRKSFNLNKGKEEGEFVVVQPPTLTGDFGKDQSVFGGCYGKDLASCEMNEDETGHKNRSKSESLMGTLKRRLSAKQKPKGKGSSPSVSSVDDDTFSSSSAPISFNDVKAQRPLRSTSLRSHHYSPTPWPLRPANSEETCIKMEVKVKALVHSPSPSPARNGVRKEFHALQMDGLFEEESNPLKNPDSQNGDLHLSIDEHVPVVIGLTPQDYIQYTMHLDEGMYSVEGPRPYCLDSSSPMEVMSMASQIGGSSNHVNEGQVAQDLVVAPDIFMEPPVNGLSVGTTGMVLQNSTVEAPPLSPLLPPVPSIQIQRNFPVFGGVNAHVAERVRLHLNFDPNSAPGVARVYDSVQNSGPMVVTSLTEELKKLAKQGWYWGPITRWEAEEKLANLPDGSFLVRDSSDDRYLLSLSFRSQDKTLHTRIEHSNGRFSFYEQPDVEGHTSIVDLIEHSIKDSENGAFCYSRSRLPGSATYPVRLTNPVSRFMQVRSLQYLCRFVIRQYTRIDLIQKLPLPNKMKDYLQEKHY; from the coding sequence ATGAAGAAAATTAGCCTTAAGACAATTCGTAAGTCTTTTAACTTGAATAAGGGCAAAGAGGAGGGAGAGTTTGTGGTTGTGCAGCCGCCAACCTTGACGGGTGATTTTGGGAAAGACCAGTCTGTCTTTGGAGGATGCTACGGCAAAGACCTGGCTAGCTGTGAGATGAACGAGGATGAAACAGGACACAAGAACCGATCCAAGAGTGAGAGCCTCATGGGCACCCTGAAAAGGAGACTGTCTGCCAAGCAGAAACCCAAAGGCAAAGGAAGTTCGCCTTCAGTAAGTTCTGTAGATGATGATAccttctcctcttcctctgcACCTATTAGCTTTAATGATGTGAAGGCTCAGAGGCCCTTAAGGTCTACTTCATTACGTAGCCATCACTACAGCCCCACTCCCTGGCCCCTTAGGCCAGCCAACTCAGAGGAGACCTGCATTAAGATGGAAGTGAAGGTAAAAGCCCTGGTTCACTCACCCAGCCCTAGCCCTGCACGCAATGGTGTCCGTAAAGAGTTCCATGCCCTCCAGATGGATGGCTTGTTCGAAGAGGAGAGTAACCCTCTGAAGAATCCTGACTCTCAAAATGGTGACTTGCATTTAAGCATTGATGAGCATGTGCCTGTAGTTATTGGACTTACACCTCAGGACTATATTCAGTACACCATGCATTTAGATGAGGGAATGTATTCAGTGGAAGGACCCCGTCCATATTGTCTGGATAGCTCTTCACCAATGGAGGTGATGTCCATGGCTTCACAAATAGGCGGCAGTTCCAACCATGTGAATGAGGGCCAGGTGGCCCAAGATCTAGTGGTGGCACCAGACATTTTTATGGAACCCCCAGTCAACGGGCTCTCGGTAGGTACCACAGGAATGGTCCTACAAAATTCCACGGTAGAAgcaccccctctctcccctttGCTACCTCCTGTCCCCAGCATTCAGATCCAAAGGAACTTCCCAGTTTTCGGTGGTGTTAATGCCCATGTTGCAGAGAGGGTGCGCCTCCATTTGAACTTCGACCCTAATTCTGCCCCTGGTGTAGCAAGGGTCTATGACTCGGTACAGAACAGTGGGCCTATGGTGGTGACAAGCCTCACAGAAGAGCTAAAGAAGCTTGCCAAACAGGGTTGGTACTGGGGTCCCATAACTCGCTGGGAAGCAGAGGAAAAACTTGCCAACCTGCCAGATGGCTCATTCTTGGTTCGTGACAGCTCGGATGACCGTTATCTCTTAAGCCTGAGCTTCCGTTCACAGGACAAGACTCTCCATACTAGGATTGAGCACTCGAATGGCAGGTTCAGTTTCTATGAACAGCCTGATGTGGAAGGGCACACATCCATAGTGGACCTCATTGAACATTCTATAAAGGACTCAGAAAATGGAGCGTTCTGCTACTCCAGATCCCGCTTGCCAGGGTCTGCGACTTATCCTGTTAGGCTAACGAACCCTGTTTCACGGTTTATGCAAGTGCGTTCACTCCAGTACCTGTGCCGCTTTGTTATTCGCCAGTACACTCGAATAGACCTAATTCAGAAACTGCCTTTgccaaataaaatgaaagactaCCTGCAGGAAAAGCACTACTGA